TCTAAGGGCACTGGAGTACTTGGACAAGCGAAAACCGGAGTCTAGTAATTGGATTGTTGGCAAATGTCCTATCTGCCAGGGACATATCCGAGGTGTTGAAGTCATTGATAACGTGAGACAATACTACAATGCACAAGTAAGAGAGTGCCACTATAATGACTGTaaatttgaaggaaattttattgCTATGCAACATCACGTGCTAGAATATCATCATGACCCACCTCTGGAAGAGGAGGAATGGGTTATACCGCAATAGGTAATCTACTTTCTcatcaactatatatatatatatatatatatacacacaaatatatatacatacacatatataattaCATCATAAGTAGGCTTATACTATATCACTAAAATCCTATGCCATGCCAATGACTTCTTatcaattagaaaaatatatacttctttaattatttacaaAGATATCGAAGATATCAGAAATATCATAAATCTTTAAGAATCATTATGCCAATCCCTTAGACGTTGGGATTAAATTTGCATAAATACTTGGAAATCCATTTTTCTAATGTTTAAAATGTGGTTGAAATGCCAAGTCTTTATGCCAAGAATCATTATGCCAagtctttaatttaattttttttctttataaaagatTAGAAGAGTATTAGAAAATTTGTCATTTGTAGTATGACTAACATAAAAGATtcgttttaattttttttttcttgataacaGATTAGAAGAATATTGGACATATAATAGAATATAATAATGCTAAGCAACTAAGATAGAGTAGTTTCAAAGCattgtttgagttttgttttgtgtttttaactAGGAAACACTAATTGGTTAGAAGCTTAAGCCTCATCGAAAATGCAAGACAGATGCTTGGAAACTTTTCTGTTTTAATTTAAAGTATTAAAATTTGTCATTAAACCCAATTCTGGATTTTTGGAGTTTGTCTAGTAAGATTTATGTGTTTTATAACCACTTATATAACCGCTTAACTTTTTGTTATCATTGTCAAGGCCGTCCCTGATGGAATCCTCCTTTGATGCAAGTCTGAGCCAGGTGCATCCACCGCCAACTACAGTCTACAAGCAGCCTGAAAATCAATGAAATTGTAAACTGATAAAAACTTAATAAGTTAATAATTAcctttaaaatataaaacctgtctgtttttttttttttttttagaataaacaCCTGTCTGTTTGTATTGgtgtatttgtttttagttgtaATATACTAATATGCAACATATAtggaactttttcttttttactgtCACATTCAAAGACACTCATAGCCCATTCTCTAAACAAAAACCTCACAGTGTGGATTGCTTCCAGCAAATAGGAATCTAAAAACTGCACGAACGTACCCTGTAAagacattttgatattttagttaaaaCTCAAATCCGTTCCATACCAACTT
This DNA window, taken from Quercus robur chromosome 2, dhQueRobu3.1, whole genome shotgun sequence, encodes the following:
- the LOC126704230 gene encoding uncharacterized protein LOC126704230; its protein translation is MDIDATDRDRTCFLCAEIPHNAVRLDCWRRQDGNKFPIPACRTFVCAYPNTKGRKNCVTQFLSNTGAEDYYSFVRWNDSLRALEYLDKRKPESSNWIVGKCPICQGHIRGVEVIDNVRQYYNAQVRECHYNDCKFEGNFIAMQHHVLEYHHDPPLEEEEWVIPQ